AGCTGGCCAATTGCATCGGCGCCGTTGCGCGCGGCCTGCTCGAAGGATGCCGGTGAGTGCGGGCGCGCCGGGCACCATCGCGGATGGCATCGCCAGCGAAGACGTCGCCGCCGATGGCGCCTTCCGCCACCTGTCCGGCATCGACGGCATCGCCGTCGACCTGCGCTACGCCACGCCGAACAATTTCATCGGGCGCGACCTGTATGCGCCGTTCGACTGCGCCTGGCTGCACCGCGACGCCGCCGCCGCACTGGAACGGGCCGTGGCCTGGCTGGCGGCGCACCGATCCGGCCACACCCTGCTGGTGCTGGACGCCCTGCGTCCGCAGCGCGTGCAGCAGCAATTGTGGGATGCGCTGGCCGGCACCGGCCTGCAGCCGTACCTGGCCGACCCGGCGCGCGGCTCGATTCACTCGTACGGCATGGCGCTCGACCTCACCATCCTCGACGAGGAAGGGCGCGAACTCGACATGGGCACCGGTTTCGACGACATGAGCGCGCTGTCGCACCCGGCGCTGGAAGCGCGCTTCCTGGCCAGCGGCGAACTCGCCCCGGGCCAGGCCGCCAACCGCCAGCTGCTGCGCGACGCCATGTTCCAGGCCGGCTTCGTCGGCATCAATACCGAGTGGTGGCACTTCGACTGCGGCGACCGCAACCTGGTGCGCCAGACCTTCCGCCGCGTGTTGTGACCGTAGTCCGCGCCGCTGTCGCGCCACGCTGACGCCGCCGCCGCACGCTTGAGCAAGCTCAGTTTCGACCCCGTCCCGAACCGGAAAATCGCAGCATCCGATGCAGGGCGGGTAACCGTCCACCCCAACACGAGGAGGTGTGCATGAGAAGCTCGATAATGGCCGGCGTGGGCGGCATGGTTGCGGCCACGGCCGTGCTGGCGGGATGCAGCAGTACCGGGAACAACGAGATTGCCGCCCACGACACGACGGTCGAGTACTACCGCGTGTTCGACATCAAGACCACTGCCGCCGCCGACGCGGTGGTCAGGGCCGCCAGCACCGGCATCAGCCGCAACGTCAAGGATGCCGTGGTGGCGACCCCGGCCGCCGCGCCGGTGACCGACCAGCCGGGCCGCTTCAGGATGGCCGATGCCGCTTCCGCGCCCCCCGGCACGCCCGTGGACAAGGGACCGAGCTGCGACGGCGCTTCCTGGACCGCCAAGGCTGCGCCGCAGGTGCGCGGCGGCGACAACATGAACCTGGTCGCCTGCCTGTTCCCGTACAAGACCGGCTATCACCTCGACATGTACGCCGTGTTCACCAAGCCCGAGGGCGGCTGGCTGGCCTGGCCCCGCAGGGTCGGCGGCATGATGATGGGCACTCCGGAAAAATTCACCGAGACCACCATGATGGACCTGGTGCGCGCGATCCGCGAGGGCACCGGCGCCACCGTGTCGCTGGTCGAGGCCCGGCCCGACCTGGCAGGCACCGCCTGGCTGCAATCCGGGCCAAACGCCCCGCTGGGCAAGGCGCCGTTGTATGCCTCGTCGTCGTCGGCGGCGCCTGCCGCGCCGGTGGCCGCCGCGCCCGCCGCGGGGATGGCGGACCCGGCCACGGCGGTCGTCACGCATCCGGTCGCCGCGCCGGGTGAGCCGGCCGCGGCGCCAGCGGCGGCATCGGTACCGGCAGCAGCAGCGGCGGCACCGGCACCGGCACCGGCGGCACCGGCGCCATCGGTAGCGGCGACACCGCCACCCCCAGCCTTACCAACGTCAGCGGCGACCCCTTCAGCACCAGCCGTACCGGCGCCGGCACCGGTAGCGGCCCCCCGGGCAGGCAGCGCAGCGCAGACCGTGGCGCCACAAGCGAGTACGGCCACGGGTGCTGCCCGCTGAGCCGGCTGCCAGAAAGATGCGCGTGGCAGTGGCCCAGCGAATGTCTTGCCGAATCCTTACGGCTGGGCCGGCAACTGCGCCGGTGCCGGCATCCGGGACGGCGCGCCGAACTGGCCCGGCACGCCTTGCACCGGCTGAGGCGGGAAACCCGGCGGTGTACCATCCAGGCGCGCCACCCAGTCGACCAGCGCATCGAGCACCAGGCGCCCGCGGCCATTACTGACCAGTTCGCTGTTGACCATCGCGACCAGCACGCATTGCCGGCCGCCGGCATCCGGCACGTAGCCGGCCAGCGCCACCACGTTCTTGAGCGAGCCGGTCTTCAGGCGCGCGCGGCCGGCCGCCGGACTGCCGGGCAGGCGCCGGCGCATGGTGCCGTCGACGGCGACGATCGGCATGCTGGCCATGAATTCGGGCGCCCAGTTGCTGCGCAGCCCGGCCTGCAGCACGCCGGCCATCTGCACCGGGGTGATGCGCTCGCTGCGCGACAGGCCGGAACCGTTTTCGAGCACCAGGCCGGTGTCAACGATGCCCTTGGCGCGCAGCCAGGCGCGGATCACGTTGTCGGTACGCGCCAGCGTCAGCACTGCGCTGCCCGGCTGCGGCCGGCTGCCCAGCAGCGGGTCCGGCGCCAGCGCGCCCAGGCTCAGGAACAGCGTGCGCGCCAGCGCGTTGTCCGAGGGCTTGTTGGTGTCGCGTACCACTTCCGGCAGCGCGCGCGCCACGTGTTCGGCCAGCAGGCGCGCTTCCGGCGGCGTGGCGCCCTCGACCGTGGGGGCGGCGATGCTGCCGCCCAGCCGTTTCCAGGTGAAGCGGAACAGGCGGTCGAGGTATTCCTGGCGGTCGAGCACGTTGATCGCGTAATTGGCCGTGCAATTTTTCGGGAAGCTGCCGTGCAACATGACCTTGATGCCGCCGTCGGCTTGCGGCAGCGCTTCCGGGGTCTTCCAGCCGTCTTCCCACTTGTCGCAATCGGCATTGGTGAGGGTCATATCGGAGGCGACTGTCACGCCTTCCAGTTCGGGCTGCATCGCCAGCGTCAGGCGTCCGCCGTCCGCGCGCAGGTCGAGCTGCAGCATGTTCTTGTTGACCAGCAGGGCGTCCGGAATCACGTTGTAGTACGCCTCCGGGTATTCGTCGAAGGGTGCGACACCGAGGTCGAGGCGGGCCGGGTTGAACAGCTGGCGGTCGATTACCAGGCGCCCTTCGATGCGGCGGATGCCCTGGTTGCGCAGGCTGCGCAGCATCGTGGTCAAGGCCTCGGTCGAAAAGTCCGCGTCGGCGCCGCCGCGCAGCACCAGGTCGCCCTGCAGCGCGTCGCCCTGCAGCGGCGCCGTGGTGCGCAGTTCGGTGCGGCCGCGAAAGACCGGGCCCAATTGCTCCAGGGCAGCCAGCGTCGTCACCAGCTTCATGGTGGAGGCCGGCTGCATGGGACGGTCGGCCAGGTGCGACAGCACGGTATCGTTGCCGCGCAGCACTAGCACGCTCAGCGCGCTCTCGGGAATGGCCGTGCTGCGCAGCACGCCGGCCACCGGTTCGGGCAGCTGGGCCAGCGCCGGCAGCGGCAACCACGCGGCCAGGGTCAGCGCCGCGAGCGAGGGGAAAGGACGAAACATGCTGCTCCTTTTTTTAGCGATGAACCGCTGGCATGGGCCGCAGGGCAGGGCTAAGGCAACGCAGCCCCGCGCTTGTGCCGGTGGCGCTCAGCCGAAGAATACGTAGGCGACGGCAATCGCCGCGACGATGCCGGCCAGGTCCGCGATCAGGCCGCAGGAAATCGCATAGCGGGTCTTGCGTACGCCGACCGAGCCGAAATACAGCGCGACGATATAGAAGGTGGTGTCGGCCGAGCCCTGGAAGATGCAGGCCAGGCGGCCGACGAAGGAATCCACGCCGTAGGTCTTCATGGCGTCGATCATCATCGCCTTGGAACCGCTGCCGGACAGCGGCTTCATCAGCGCGGTCGGCAGCGCCGGGGTGAACGCGGTGTCCAGGCCCATCTTCATGAACACCCATTCCATGCCGTTCACGACGAAGCCGAGCACGCCCGAATTGCGGATCACGGAAATCGCCACCAGCATGCCGACCAGGTAGGGGATGATGGTCAGCGAGGTCTGGATGCCGCCCTTGGCGCCTTCGATGAAGGTCTCGTACACGTTCACGCCCTTGCGCAGCGCGCCCAAGATGAACACGATGATGATCGAGAACAGCAGCAAATTGCTGGCCAGCTTGGAAACGGTCTCGATTTCCGGCTTGGTCAAAAAAGCGGTGAAATACCAGATCAGCAGCGCGATCGCCGCCGTCATGCCGCCCAGCCAGCCCAGCACCACGCCGTTGAGCAGGTTGATGCGCTGGCGGATCGACACCGCGACGATGCCGGTGACGGTGGCGACGTAGGTCGCGATCATGCAGGGAATGAAGATGTCGGACGGGTCCCTGGCGCCCAGGATGGCGCGCTGGGCCATGATCGCCAGCGGAATCAGGGTCAGGCCCGAGGTGTGCAGCACCAGGAACATGATTTGCGCATTGCTGGCGGTGTCTTTCTGCGGATTCAGGGTCTGCAGGCTTTCCATCGCCTTCAAGCCGAAGGGCGTGGCGGCATTGTCCAGGCCGAGCAGGTTGGCCGAGAAATTCATCACCATGTGGCCGGTGGCCGGATGGTCTTTCGGCACGTCCGGGAAGATGCGCGAAAAGAAGGGCGCGATGACCTTCGCCAGCCAGCCGATGACGCCGGCCTTTTCGCCGATGTTCATGATGCCCAGCCACAGCGTCATCACGCCGGCCAGGGGCAGGGCGATGTCCATCACGCCGGTCTTGGCGGAATCGAAGGTGCCGTCGATGATGCGCTTGAAGATCTCGGTATCGCCCAGGAAGATCCATTGGGCCAGCGCCGCAATAAAACCAACCAGGAAAAAGCCGATCCAGATGTAATTCAGAGCCATGTGCGTGTCGTTCGGTTCAGGCCGGCGGCCTGGGGGTAAGAATCGGGGGCGTGGCACCTGCGACGGCGGCAACGCGCTGGTGCGTGCCTGCGCTCGATTGTCCAGCGCAGAGTATAGGTGCACGGCAAGCTGCAAGGATGAAAGAATGCAGCCGGGCTATGTATAAAAGTTATGCGTATTGCTGCGCATCCTCCCTCGGCCTATGATACGCAACGTTTCCAGGACCCCGCCATGCCGACTTTCCGCACCCTCGCCGCCGCTGCCCTGCTGACCTTGCAGTCCACTTCGATGCTGCTGCCGGGCAGCGCCCCGGCCGCGGTGCCGGCGCCGGTAACGGCAGCGGCGCCCAAGGTCTTGCACATGTTCCTGTCGACCAGCGAAACCGGCCTCGATCCGGCGGTGGCGTCCGACATCGCCACGTTATCCCTGCTGGAAAACCTGTTCGACCCATTGCTGCGCTACGATTACCTGGCGCGCCCCGTGAAATTGCAGGGCAACACGGCGACCGGCTTGCCCGAGGTGTCGCCCGATGGCCTGACCTACACGTTTCATTTGCGTCCCGGCATCCGTTTCACGCCGGACCCGGCGTTCAAGAATTCGCCGCGCGCGCAGACGCGCGAGGTCACGGCCCAGGATTACGTCTACAGCATCACCCGCCTGTACGACCCGGCGCTGAAATCGCCATGGTCGTTCCTGTTCGAAGGTAAATTGCTGGGCGACGGCGCGCTGAAGGACAAGTTCAACGTCGACACGGCGATTCCCGGCCTGCAGGCGCTCGACCGGCATACCCTGCGCATCCGCTTGGCCGCGCCCGACAACAATTTCCTGTTTTACCTGGCGACGCCGGCCAGCGCCGTGGTGGCGCGCGAAGTGATCGAGGCCTATCCCGGCCAGGCCGGCAACCACCCGGTCGGCACCGGCCCCTTCATGCTGGGCGACTGGAAGCGCAGCGACCGCATCGTGCTGCTGGCGAATCCGGAGTCGACGGCGGTGTTCCATAGCGATGCGTTCGCCGGCGAAGGCAGTACGCCTGCGGGTGCGCATGCCGGCAACGGTACTGCGCAGAGCGGCGATGCCGGCGACCGCGCCATCGCCGCCGCGCTCGAGGGGCAACGCTTGCCGCGCGTCGACCGTGTCGACATCAAGATTGCCGAGGAATTCCAGGGCCGCATGCTCGGCTTCCTGAACGGCGAATACGATTACCTGGAGCAGGTGCCGGAATCGATGACCGAGATGGTGATCCGCAACGGCCAGCTGAAGCCGGACCTGGCGGCGCGCGGCATGCAGTTATATCGCTTCCCGGTGCTGCAGACCTACTACATGTGGATGAACATGCGCGATCCGGTGCTGGGCGGCTACGGCAAGGACCGCATCGCGCTGCGCCGCGCCATTTCCCTCAGCTACGACAGCGCCGAGGATATCGCCCTGCTGAAGAAGGGTTTCGCGATGAAGGCCGAGTCGCCGCTGCCGCCCGGCGTGCTCGGCTACGACGCCGCCTACCGCAGCCCGGTGCCGCACGACGTGGCGCTGGCCAACGCGCTGCTGGACCGCTACGGCTACGGCGAGCGCGACCCGGACGGGTTCCGGCGCCAGCCGAAACGCGCCGGCATGCCGGCCGCCGGATCGCCGGCCGCCGGGTCGCCGGCCGCCGGATCGCCGGCCGCCGCCAAGGGTGCCGGGACGACCGGCGCGACCGAGCCGCTGACGCTGGTGATGAGCAGCGAAGCCACGGTCGGCGGGCGCCTGCGCGACGAGCTATGGCGCAAATGCCTGAATGCGGTCGGCCTGCGCGTGGTCTTCAAATCGGACAAGAAGACCGAGATCATCAAGGGCTCGCGCCTGGGGACCGTGCAAATGTTCGAGAGTAACTGGATCGCCGACTTCCCCGACGGCGACAATTTTTACCAGTTGCTGTACGGCCCGAACGCGGGGCGCGCCAACTATGCGCGCTTCGACCTGCCCGCTTACAACGTCCGCTACGAGCAAGCGCGCCAATTGACCGACGGTCCGGCGCGCCAGAAGCTGTACTTCGAGATGAACCAGCTGATCCACGCCTACAACCCGTGGGTGCCGCTGACGCACGTACTGTCGGCCGACATCCGCCAGCCGTGGCTAAAAAACTACAAGCGCCACCCGGTCGAATTCACCCAATGGCGTTACCTGGATGTCGATGTTGTAGAAAGAGCACGGGCGACACGGGGCCGCTGAGTGTTTTGGTGAGTTTTTCCTCAACTAAACATTCCCTCTAGTTATACTCAGCGCCGGAATTTTCATTGGCTGGCGCCAGGGACAGCGCATACCTTTGAAAAATTGCCATGCCCAGCCGCCATCAAGCATCCCAAGGAGAGACGCGTGAAGTTGAAGAAGCTAGTCCATATGATCGCCCTGATCGGCGCCACGGCTCCGGCCGTCGCGCAGCAGGCGCCAGCGTCGCAACCGATGCAGCGCGTCGAAATCACGGGCAGCAGCATCAAGCGCCTCGCCACCGAAGGCGCGTTGCCGGTGCAAACGATTTCCGTGGAACAGCTGGACAAGCAGGGCATCACCAACGCCGAGCAGATGATGCGCCTGATCTCGGCCAACGGCACCGGCGCCGACAACATGACCTCCGGTAACAACGTGTTCGGCGCCGATGCCGACCGCGTCAGCGGCGGCGGTTCCTTCGCCTCGCTGCGCGGCTTGGGACCGAGCGGCACGCTGGTGTTGATCAACGGCCGCCGCATCGCCGGTTACGGCTTGTCGGGCAAGGCGGTCGACCTGAACACGATCCCGCTGGCGGCGGTCGCGCGCGTCGAGGTGCTGAAGGATGGCGCCTCGGCGATCTACGGCACCGACGCGGTCGGCGGCGTCATCAATTTCATCCTGAAAACCGACTTCGAAGGGCTGCAGGCGAATGCCAGCGGCAATTTTACCGAACACGGCGGCGGCGCGACCCGGCGCCTGCAACTGGTGGCCGGCAAGGGCAACCTCGACACCGACCGCTTCAACGTGATGGCGGCGCTGGGCTACGACAACAATTCCCAGTTGAATTCCAACCAGCGCGACTTCGCCAACGGCTACCAGCCGCTGCGCGGCCTGGCGCCGGATACCACCGGCACCCCGGTCGCCAACCAATTGACCGGCGCCGGCAGCGCACTCGGCACCGGTTTCAAGCGTCCCGGCGACAACAACACGTATCTGCAGGCCGGTTTGCTGAGCCTGCAGGGCAAGTGCGACAGCGTGGCCGGCATGCAGCAGTACGCCACCAGCCTGTGGAAGAACGTGACCTCGCCGCTGCGTTCCACGTATTCCTGCTCGTACGACTACGGCGGCGACTACGTGATGCAGCTGCCCACCGAGCGCACCAACTTCGTGGCGCGCGGCACTTTCCAGATCGATCCGCAGAACCGCCTGTATGCCGAGACCGTCGGCGCCCACACCAGCAGCCTGGCGATCCTGACGCCGGCGCAGATCTCGACCACGCTGGCGGCCGGCAATGCCTACCCGGTGGGTGGTGCTTACTACCAGAACCTGTCGGCCTATATCCCGACGTTCGACGCAACGAAACCGATCCTGTACAAATGGCGCGCCTGGCCGCTGGGCGACCGCACCCAGAAGTACAGCACGGACACCGCGCGCCTGCTGCTGGGCGGAGAGGGCACCATCGCCGGCAAATGGGATTACCGCCTCGACTTGTCGCACAGCTTCAGCCGCACCACCACCGACCTGCTCGACGGCTACGCCTACACGAAACCGCTGTACGCGGTGCTGGGCAGCGGCATCGTGAATCCGTTCGCGGCGCCGGCCGACGGCCAGACGCAAGCGGCGATGAATGCGCTGGAATCGACCAAGTTTTATGGCCGCCTGCAGCACGGCAAGACCACGCTGACCCAGCTGAACGGCTCGGTCTCGGGCGAGATCTGGCAATTGCCGGCCGGCGCCGTCTCGGGCGCGATCGGCACCGACCTGCGCCGCGAGAGCTACCAGTTCCGCCAGGACGTCGACGCCACCCAGATCCTGCTGGCGCCGGGCAACGCCAACCAGGAGCGGGTCAGCCGCAACGTCAAGGCGGTGTATGCCGAGCTGGCGGTGCCGGTCGTGAAGGACCTGGAATTGCAGCTGGCGATCCGCCGCGACGATTACAGTTTGATCGGCGCCACCACCAACCCGAAGGTCGCCTTCAGCTACCGTCCGACGAGCTGGCTGATGCTGCGCGGTTCGGCCAATAAAGGTTTCCTGGCGCCGAGCTTCGGCCAGTTGTACGCCGGCCGCCTGAACCAGGAATTGCCGAACGGCGTGTCCGATCCGATCGGTTGCGCCGCGCATCCGGGCGACGCGCGCTATTGCGCCATCGAGCGCCTCGATTATTTCAGCGGCGGCAACCCGAACCTGCGTCCGGAAACCTCGAAGCAGGGCACGCTGGGTTTCATTATCGAACCGAGCGCCAACTTCTCGGCCTCGGTCGATTATTGGGCGATCAACGTCAAGGACCGCATCCTCAACCGCACGCCGCAAGTCGTGCTGGCGAATGCCGCGGCCTTGCCGGAATACATCCACCGCGATGCCGCCGGCGTGATCGAGTACATCGACGCCGGCTGGATCAACGCCGCCGGCCTGAAAACCCGCGGCGCCGACGTCGGCCTGCGCGGCCGCGGCAGCCTGCCGGGCGGCTACCGCTGGAACGCGACCCTGGACGGCACCTGGACCCAGAGCTACCAGTTCGCCGAATTCGAGGGCCAGCCCTACGTCGAGTATGTCGGCAATTTCTATACGCGCGACATCTACCTGCGCTGGAAGCACAATGCCACCGTCAGCGTGAGCAAGGGGCCGTGGAGCATCCTGCTGAGCAATCTGTACCGCGACGGCTACAAGGACCAGTTGCCGGACGCCGGCAAGAGCACGCCGCCGGCCGGCTTCAACCCGCACGTGGCCAGCTATACCACCTTCGGCCTGTCGACCACGTATGCCGGCTTCAAGGGCACCACGATCACGGTCGGCATCCAGAACCTGTTCGACCGCGACCCGCCGTTCACCGCCCACAACGTGGATGAAGTCGTGGGCGCCGGCTGGGACCCGCGCGTGGCCGATCCGCGCGGCCGCGCGCTGAGTTTCGATGTCAAATACAAGTTCTTCTGATGTATTTTGGCTGAATCGCGCTGGCTGACGGCGGCCCGTCGACGGGAAAGGATTCCCGCCGGCGGGCCGTTGCACGTGACACTACCGGGCGTTCTACATGCATGACCTTGATCGCCGCCGCTTCAACCGCCTGCTGGCGGGCGCGCTGCTGCTGCCGGCCGCTACGGACGCCGCCACGGCGGTCCCACCTGCGCATCGACACTTGTCCCGTTCAATGACGCCCCTGATCAAACCCCCACGCCTGCGCCGCGGCGACCTGGTCGGCCTGGTCGCGCCCGGCGGCTACACGTCCGATGCATCGATCCAGACGGCGGTGCAGCACATCGAAGCGCTGGGCTTCCGCGCCAGGCCGGGCCATTACCTGCGCGAAGTCTGGGGCAACTACGGCGGCACCGTGGCCGCGCGCATCGCCGACCTGCACGCCATGTTGCGCGATCCGGAAGTCAAGGCCATATGGGCGATCCGCGGCGGCTCCGGCTGCATCTCCTTGCTGAAACACCTGGATTACGCGCTGATCCGGCGCCACCCCAAGGTGTTGCTGGGCTATTCCGACATCACGGCACTGCACCTGGCCATCCTGCGCCATGCCGGCCTGGTGAGCTTCCACGGTCCGGTGGCGTCGAGCACGCCGTCGGATTATTCGACCGAACACCTGCTGGCGGTGCTGACCGAGCCGCGCCCGAGCTACACGATACCGATGTCCGCGGAAAACGCGCGCCGCGCCATCAGCGAGCCGCAGTACGCCATCCGCACGGTGCACGGCGGCGTCGCCACCGGACCGCTGGTCGGCGGCAACCTGTCCCTGTTGAGCGCGCTGGCTGGTACGCCGTACGCGGCCGACTTCCGCGACAGCCTGCTGTTCATCGAGGAAGTCAACGAGGAGCCGTACCGGATCGACCGCTGGATGACCCAGCTCGACCTGTCCGGCGGGTTCGAGCGGGCGGCGGCGCTCATCGTCGGCGTGTGCGAAAACTGCGGGCCGCAGGGCGACGGACCGTCCTTGACGCTGGACGAGACCCTGGACCTGCACCTGCAGCCTTTGAACGTGCCGGCGGTGAGCGGTTATTCGTTCGGCCACATCCGCAACCAGTGCACGCTGCCGCTGGGCGTGCGCGCCCGGCTGGACACCGCGGCGCAGACGCTGACGCTGCTGGAACCCGCGGTCGGCTGATGGCATCGCCGTGGCGGCGCTAGAATGGGCGCTTTCGCTATCCAGCAAGGAACACCATGAAAGCCGTCGGCTACCAGTCCCATCTTCCCATCGACCACCCGCAGGCGCTGGCCGACATCACCCTGCCGGAGCCAAGCGCCCAGGGCCGCGACCTGCTGGTCGAGGTGCGCGCGGTATCGGTCAACCCGGTCGACACCAAGGTGCGCGCCGGCGCCATCCCGCAAGAGGGCGACTGGAAGGTGCTCGGCTGGGATGCGGCCGGCGTGGTCAAGGCGGTCGGCCCCGACGTAACGCTGTTCCGGCCCGGCGACCGGGTCTGGTACGCCGGCTCGATCGTGCGGCCGGGCAGCAACAGCGAACTGCAGCTGGTCGACGAGCGCATCGTCGGGCGCATGCCGCAAGCGCTCGACTTCGGCGCCGCCGCGGCGCTGCCGCTGACCAGCCTGACCGCCTGGGAATTGCTGTTCGACCGCCTGCAGGTGCCGCAGGGAGACGCCGGGCGCGGCCAGGTCTTGCTGGTGGTCGGCGCCGCCGGCGGCGTCGGCTCGGTCCTGCTGCAATTGGCGCGCCAGTTGACCGGCTTGACCGTGGTCGGCACCGCGTCGCGCCCGGAAACGCGCGATTGGGCGCTGGCGCACGGCGCCCACCACGTGATCGACCACACCCTGCCGCTGGCCGACGCCTTCGCCCGGGCGCAGCTGCCGGCGCCGGCCTACGTGGCCGGCCTGACCCATAGCGACCAGCACTTCGACCAGATCGTCGAACTGATCGCGCCGCAGGGCCGCTTCGGCCTGATCGACGATCCGGCGCCGATCGACGTGCGCAAGCTCAAGATGAAAGCGGTGTCGCTGCACTGGGAACTGATGTTCACCCGTTCGCTGTTCAATACCGCCGACATGGCGCAGCAGCATGCGATCCTGAACCGCGTGGCGGAGCTGGTCGATGCCGGCACCATCCGCAGCACGGCGCACGAGCGCTTCGGCCGCATCGATGCCGCCAACCTGAAACGGGCGCATGCCCTGCTCGAATCGCAGCGGGCGCAGGGCAAGATCGTGCTGGAAGGATTCTAGGACGACCGCACCGCGCCGCGCTTATGGCATTTGCCTGACCAGGTTGACCCGCAACGCGTACATCATCTCGCACGGCGCGCCATGGCATAGCGCCGGCTTGTATTCCTGCACCATGGCGGCGCTGGCCGCATAGCGCACCACATCCTGGTCGAAGTCGCCGACGCGCGCCACCTGTTTCGCCTTGCCGTCGGCGCCGACCAGCACGTTCAGGCGCAGCATGCCGGTGGCGTTGTAACGGTTGCCGACTGCATGCAGCACCTTCAGCAGCTCGCCTTCGCCACGCACCGGAAAAGGCGGTTCGTCGCCTTCTTCCAGGGCGGGGTAATGAGAGCGCACGACATCCTTTTGCGCCTCGCTCAGCGCCTTCCAGTTGCTGGTCAGCGGCACCGATGACTTGATGGTGGCCTTGCGTAGCAGGGTGCCGAGATGCGGTTCGTCCTCGCGGATCTGGAAGGCGAGCGGCTTGCCATCCTCTTCCTGTGCGCGTTCGTGCCGCAGGTTGCCGAACTCGGCTTCACGGCCACTGCCCGCATAGGTGATCTTCGCCTTGGCATCCGGCTTGCCGTCCTTGAATTCGCCTTCGATCTTGCCACCCAGGGCGAAGGTCAGGCGTCCGGTACCACTGAGCTTGTTGTCGTGGAAGCCGCCCTGGTAGACGTCGCCATTCGGATAGATCAGGGTGCCCTGGCCCTCGCGCTGCATGTGCCGGATCCCGCCTTCGTAGCGGTGGCCATCGGCGAATTTCAGATAGCCTTCGCCGTCGGGCATGCCGTTCACCAGGGTGCCGATATAGTCGAAGCGTCCCCCGGCACGCAGCTTGCCTTCGCCGACGACCGCGCCGCGCGCGAAGGCGGCTTCCAGGCGCAGCGCGGTGCCGTCCTTCGTCGTCCATTCGAGCACGCCGGGGCCGTCGGCGAAGCCGTCCTTGCAGTTGCCGCGCCATTGCACGGCGCCGCCCGCCGGTGGCGGCAGCAGCTTGCCGACCTTGCAGTCGGCGGCGCCGTAGGTGGGCGTTCCCGCGGCGGCCGGGTCTTGCGCCAGCGCGGCGCCGGCGCACAGTGTCAGTCCGAGAAAGAGTGTGATCTTCATACAGGATTCGGTTGGTGGCGATGGGTTCCGAACGGCTGCGATCACTCTAGCATGAAGGTTTTTCGGGTTGATGAAATTTTAATGGCTGTTGCGGCAGTGCTGCGTTTGCGGCGTCTCAGCGCAGTGCGCGCGTCATGTAGCTCAGGTCGTAGCTGGCGCCGTCGATGCGCAGCATGTCGGCGATGCATGCCAGCGTGGTAAAACCGTTGCGCGCATACAGTTCGACCGCCGGCCGGTTGTGCGCCAGCACCTCGAGGTCGATCCAGGCCAGGCCGGCATCCCGGCCTGCCCAGTCGGCGGCGGTGGCGAGCAGGCGCGTGCCCAGGCCGCGGCGCCGGTACAGGCGGTGCACGCCCATGCCCA
The genomic region above belongs to Massilia forsythiae and contains:
- a CDS encoding ABC transporter substrate-binding protein, with amino-acid sequence MPTFRTLAAAALLTLQSTSMLLPGSAPAAVPAPVTAAAPKVLHMFLSTSETGLDPAVASDIATLSLLENLFDPLLRYDYLARPVKLQGNTATGLPEVSPDGLTYTFHLRPGIRFTPDPAFKNSPRAQTREVTAQDYVYSITRLYDPALKSPWSFLFEGKLLGDGALKDKFNVDTAIPGLQALDRHTLRIRLAAPDNNFLFYLATPASAVVAREVIEAYPGQAGNHPVGTGPFMLGDWKRSDRIVLLANPESTAVFHSDAFAGEGSTPAGAHAGNGTAQSGDAGDRAIAAALEGQRLPRVDRVDIKIAEEFQGRMLGFLNGEYDYLEQVPESMTEMVIRNGQLKPDLAARGMQLYRFPVLQTYYMWMNMRDPVLGGYGKDRIALRRAISLSYDSAEDIALLKKGFAMKAESPLPPGVLGYDAAYRSPVPHDVALANALLDRYGYGERDPDGFRRQPKRAGMPAAGSPAAGSPAAGSPAAAKGAGTTGATEPLTLVMSSEATVGGRLRDELWRKCLNAVGLRVVFKSDKKTEIIKGSRLGTVQMFESNWIADFPDGDNFYQLLYGPNAGRANYARFDLPAYNVRYEQARQLTDGPARQKLYFEMNQLIHAYNPWVPLTHVLSADIRQPWLKNYKRHPVEFTQWRYLDVDVVERARATRGR
- the dacB gene encoding D-alanyl-D-alanine carboxypeptidase/D-alanyl-D-alanine endopeptidase — translated: MFRPFPSLAALTLAAWLPLPALAQLPEPVAGVLRSTAIPESALSVLVLRGNDTVLSHLADRPMQPASTMKLVTTLAALEQLGPVFRGRTELRTTAPLQGDALQGDLVLRGGADADFSTEALTTMLRSLRNQGIRRIEGRLVIDRQLFNPARLDLGVAPFDEYPEAYYNVIPDALLVNKNMLQLDLRADGGRLTLAMQPELEGVTVASDMTLTNADCDKWEDGWKTPEALPQADGGIKVMLHGSFPKNCTANYAINVLDRQEYLDRLFRFTWKRLGGSIAAPTVEGATPPEARLLAEHVARALPEVVRDTNKPSDNALARTLFLSLGALAPDPLLGSRPQPGSAVLTLARTDNVIRAWLRAKGIVDTGLVLENGSGLSRSERITPVQMAGVLQAGLRSNWAPEFMASMPIVAVDGTMRRRLPGSPAAGRARLKTGSLKNVVALAGYVPDAGGRQCVLVAMVNSELVSNGRGRLVLDALVDWVARLDGTPPGFPPQPVQGVPGQFGAPSRMPAPAQLPAQP
- a CDS encoding nucleoside recognition domain-containing protein — encoded protein: MALNYIWIGFFLVGFIAALAQWIFLGDTEIFKRIIDGTFDSAKTGVMDIALPLAGVMTLWLGIMNIGEKAGVIGWLAKVIAPFFSRIFPDVPKDHPATGHMVMNFSANLLGLDNAATPFGLKAMESLQTLNPQKDTASNAQIMFLVLHTSGLTLIPLAIMAQRAILGARDPSDIFIPCMIATYVATVTGIVAVSIRQRINLLNGVVLGWLGGMTAAIALLIWYFTAFLTKPEIETVSKLASNLLLFSIIIVFILGALRKGVNVYETFIEGAKGGIQTSLTIIPYLVGMLVAISVIRNSGVLGFVVNGMEWVFMKMGLDTAFTPALPTALMKPLSGSGSKAMMIDAMKTYGVDSFVGRLACIFQGSADTTFYIVALYFGSVGVRKTRYAISCGLIADLAGIVAAIAVAYVFFG
- a CDS encoding M15 family metallopeptidase, with the translated sequence MSAGAPGTIADGIASEDVAADGAFRHLSGIDGIAVDLRYATPNNFIGRDLYAPFDCAWLHRDAAAALERAVAWLAAHRSGHTLLVLDALRPQRVQQQLWDALAGTGLQPYLADPARGSIHSYGMALDLTILDEEGRELDMGTGFDDMSALSHPALEARFLASGELAPGQAANRQLLRDAMFQAGFVGINTEWWHFDCGDRNLVRQTFRRVL